A window from Acinonyx jubatus isolate Ajub_Pintada_27869175 chromosome E1, VMU_Ajub_asm_v1.0, whole genome shotgun sequence encodes these proteins:
- the LOC128313526 gene encoding putative uncharacterized protein DDB_G0290521 encodes MHTASGPCSLEKPGGEAVGSVTLWSRGALATGRGRGCGRGGGNRARDSIRTPPRTEFRRPSAHCAADPTPHPTADPTPDPIPDTTVDRTPDPTPDPTADLTPDRTPDPTPDPRHHTDPTPDRILDHTADRIPDPTPNTTADPTPDPTPDTTADLTPDRTPDPTPDPTADCTWTPPRTPHRIPHRTAPRTPLQTPPRTAPQIPPRIPPRTTPRSSLWTSPRISPRTLPRSPPRTPP; translated from the coding sequence ATGCACACGGCGAGCGGACCCTGCTCCTTGGAGAAACCTGGCGGGGAGGCGGTCGGGAGCGTGACTCTGTGGTCTCGCGGCGCGTTGGCGACGGGCAGGGGCCGAGGCTGCGGGAGAGGAGGCGGGAACCGGGCCAGGGACTCGATACGGACCCCACCGCGGACGGAGTTCAGAAGACCCTCTGCGCACTGCGCCGCGGACCCCACCCCGCACCCCACCGCGGACCCCACCCCGGACCCCATACCGGACACCACGGTGGACCGCACCCCAGATCCCACCCCAGACCCCACCGCAGACCTCACCCCGGACCGCACACCGGATCCCACCCCGGACCCCAGACACCACACGGACCCCACACCGGACCGCATTCTGGACCACACCGCGGACCGCATCCCAGACCCCACCCCGAACACCACCGCGGACCCCACCCCGGACCCCACACCGGACACCACTGCGGACCTTACCCCGGACCGCACCCCGGATCCCACGCCAGACCCCACCGCGGACTGCACCTGGACCCCACCGCGCACCCCACACCGGATCCCACACAGAACTGCACCCCGTACCCCACTGCAGACCCCACCGCGGACCGCACCCCAGATTCCACCCCGGATCCCACCGCGGACCACACCGAGGAGCTCACTCTGGACCTCACCTCGGATCTCACCCCGGACCTTACCGCGGTCCCCACCGCGGACCCCACCGTGA